The genomic region GCTCAGGGATGGCCTCCTTGAGCAGCTGTTGCTCGTACtggtttagggttccgtagccgagGTTCTTAGCCACGCCGCCCTTGCCGAACACCACCGGGTTCGCGAAGTACGCCGCCTCCGTCAGCTCAGACTTAATGTACGCACACTCCACTACGTTAGACTCGCCCTGGATTagaaaaaattacattacatttatttaaactttattgcacagtaaaaaatgtacaaaaggcgaacttaacgCCTGAAGGCATcctctaccagttaaccctcgAGAACAGAGAGCAAACAGTGATAGGTGCAAGAAAAATTTAAAGTACGaacagtttaatattaaacataattttttatgttgtacaacatactatttcaaatatacatattattattgctataatatacttacttatacatacataatatacacatatatatatatatatatatatatacaaatattatataaataaatatatacctgcTTTAAGATTTTTATGAGACTTAACTAAGAGACTTTTCTAAAAGATGTCTGCGCAACTTGATTTTAAACAGAGTTTGGGTCTGACTTTGCCTTATCTCGAGAGGGAGGGAATTCCAAACATTACacaaaatttcgatttttgaagcgaaaacttctttagcggcgctttttgtgatggggaaaaaatgttaaactcgtaacaggtgtcacgtgaccgtaagacggacacgtgacctgatcgaaaaactgttacttcaatatcaggagtttttctttattgatttaaatgccatgtagtgagtttcgatctgaccggtattaatataactcgagtactaacagtgatgtgcttaggagtttcaagtaatgcgacgaaataacgctaaatggcgttaacctcaatagggatgttgacatgaatcgcgaatatataacatgttatgtttttaccatagcagggaatattagaacgcggaaaatcatattttgcaagtgtaaatatgcgtaataaattaattaaaaataatcaaaagtatttaaaataatgcccagtatcacgtgactgcaaacgccaatcgaagcgcgtgacgtaatcacagtggaattaCCAAAGACAagtataaaacctgcctaagtgtctacagattatcgtaccgaaacgcgatcttggtgcggtgcggcgcacgaatcgatagtgtgtaaggtggtgcgttaaggacgcagctataagttagagcgagaaaaaaagtcgctgtccgatgcggtagtgtgttaaggctttaaaaaaaaattgtcagttgccatataaagaatttaaaaaatgtctgacagcagtttgtttaaaacgccgttacgtcatcaaggtcacgtgacagtttggagcgtttaggcgcgaaatttaaacacgaaacttattatacatgtttttttattcaaaattaatgaatatatttttttaatatttttttctgtaattattacgtgtctatctacaaaataaaaccagttccaaaacattgtcaacatccctattatacatagtgctgcagacattttgcaatagtgattgtgTTTTCACTTATAGACACCCCCCTCCCCCTTGCCACAATTATTCATGGGAAATAGTCGGGACAAAGTTTAGCCCGCCAGGCAGACCACagtactttaaataaataaatagatttaaaaaaaatccgaaaAAAAGTACAAACGCATGTTTTTGGTGTATTTGAATTTTCTGTGTTGTAATTTGATTCTAAGCTTTTTCAAGTTTCTTTGTCACAAGAAAGAACACTATCTCcagaaaaataatgtttttacatGAGACACTGTACACAATTGTGGAAAGTTCCACAGATAAAGAATAGTTAGCgtgtgactttcaatccggaggtcgcgggttcaaaccccggctcgtaccaatgagtttatcggaacttatgtacgaaattgcgtttgatatttaccattcgcttttcggtgaaagaaaacatcgtgaggaaaccggactaaaccTAAGGCCTAGTttgccctctgggttggaaggtcacatggcagtcgctttcgtaaaaactagtgtctacgccaattcttgggattagttgtcaagcggaccccaggctcccaggaGCCGTGACTAAAATGCCGGGAAGATGATGACGATGTGTAAccttgaggggggatttaaatcttctcggggcagaggtgtagggttggagccggtctaactagctttatttgacgttcataagcgcattgtaattatgcctacttgaataaactatgttttatcttatcttatcttacgttAAGACCGCGCAGTACGGCGTTGGCGAGGCGCGCGCCGGCGTACGCCATGGAGAGCGTCGCGGAGCCGCCGCCAGCCTTCGCCTTCACCACCTGCAACCACACCGTAAGCGTCATTCACAATCTTATCAATGCTGTACACATGAATAATCTATCGGCGATTCGATTTTTTAGGCTGTCTTTAAACTTTCTTtaggggttattcccactagttaccaccaagttgttaccagtggtaactactgggaatttttttcccaccttttaccactggtaactactgggaaaaattattcccagtatttaccaccaaaactttgttaaagttaaatactaataaaaacagtataaatagtatagtataaatatcgagtgatttaataaataattgttagtcgattagtgtttagtaaactgccttaaaagtgaccaaaaatatagttaaacagtttaaccggtactagtacaaaaactataatatatgtaagaataaatttaataatccatttagattattttttaagtgattttattaggtaattcaaaatcactctgtatttatactcttactatttatactgtttttattagtatttaactctaacaaaattttggtggtaactactgggaataaaaattcccagtagttaccaccaactcggtttagtggtaactactgggaatttttatttttcccagtagttaccagtggtaaaaggtgggaaaaaaattcccagtagttaccactggtaacaacttggtggtaactagtgggaataacccttcTTTAGCGCTTCatcgattttttaattttaaaatttatagtaCAATATGCACTACGACACCATACAAATTTCCTATCTTTATTGGCCTTCGATGACTGTATAAATCTTACCTCAGTACCAGCCTCTTGTATCCTCTTGGTCAAGGCCTCAATCTTGGCCTGGTCGGTCAGTTTCACAGCTGGCTTGCTCTGGCTGAGCACCGGGATGATGGTGACTCCGGAGTGTCCAACAATGACTGTATGGGTCTTACCTCAGTACCAGCCTCCTGTATCCTCTTAGTCAAGGCCTCAATCTTGGCTTGGTCGGTTAGTTTCACCGCTGGCTTGATCTGGCTGAGCACCAGGATGATGGTGACTCTGGAGTGTCCAACAATGACTGTATGGGTCTTACCTCAGTACCAGCCTCCTGTATCCTCTTAGTCAAGGCCTCAATCTTGCCCTGGTCGGTCAGTTTCACAGCTGGCTTGCTCTGGCTGAGGACCGGGATGATGGTGACTCCGGAGTGTCCCCCGATGACGGGGATCTGCACGGACTGGGGGTCGACGCCGTTGATCTCGCCGATGAAGGCGGCGGCTCGGACCACGTCGAGGGTCGTCACGCCGAGCACGCGGTTAGGGTCGTAACACCCGGCCTGGGGGGAGAAATAAGTTTATGACTCAACACAATAGGAAGCAGTACTTTCTCGGAAACTTTCGTATTTGtgatgctacttcagtcaacctcagtactttttgtaccgagactgactgaaatagcaagacgctttcgtacgtttccgtgaaaataagatggaaaataattatgcactcaCTACATCTGTATTAAAATTAAGGTTCTGATTAACGCCACAACAAGGTTGTCTCAAACGCGATAGGGAGCATGAACTGTACACCTGCTTCTTGTAGGAAACTGACATTAACAGTTTCATACAAGAAGTAAGTATTCGATTTATGGCAAACTCAAAACTTTAGAAGGGTTTTTCGTTCTATGGCTAACTTCGATCTCCATTACCAGATCAGATTGATAGTGCCATAACATTGCATCCATATTGCTTTATAGAAGTTGGGTAGGTAAAGAAAACTATCAGCTTAATTGGGCAATTTGAACATtggatcaaaattatttattattttagtagccttaaaatataaCTGTGAAAGTGTTCAAtccatattaaaatacaataacgATGATAAATTAGGATGTTATAATGTGTCTAACAACTTAATTACATTAAACAATGGAACATATTTCGTGTTCATGGTCCACAAAAGTCTGCAACAGTCAACAAGACAATAGCATATCGGCTCGGCTGACAACTCATTAAGTGCAACGTTATGATGACCGCTATTGGATATGATTGAGTGCACACTATATGTCTGCAAGGGTTACAAAACTGACAAATGACCGATTTAAGACACTCAGTGTATTACGGAAAAGGCAATGACCCCCGTTATGGCTTGGCCAAAAGGTCCCTATCGCCATACAGCTGCTATTTTGATGGGGACCTTTATACCCAGTATAGTGCAGCACGAGTTTTAGGTCAGAGAATAAATGGGATAGAGAGGTCCACTAAGTTTTAAGCTATTCTAAAATCGGGACCTCATGTAACACTAATAAATTACACAGAGTGTAACGAAAGTGGAGAAAGAGGTCTCTAAAATCCGTATAGCTGGATTGGTAACTCCGGAGTGTGGGAGAATGTAATAAAATCATGCCattgataaatatcaaatacaaGTATTATCGTACGAGCGATTATAGTAAACAAACTTATTACATCACATAATTATTGCATGTGTACAATTTCATTAGTATGCTGTTTGCAGCGTGATAAGCTCAGAATAGCGCGAGGAAAGTTGCATGCGGTCTCGGCGTGGATACTTATCTAACTTGTGATAAGAGAAGATACATACGTGAGTTGAAATGGGTAAACACAAATCATTTCTTAgcattaaaagcggccaagtgcgagtcggactcgcccatgaagggttccgtatttaggcgatttatgacgtattaaaaaaaactacttactagatctcgttcaaaccaattttcggtggaagtttacacggtaatgtacatcatatattttttttagttttatcattctgttattttagaagttacagggggggggacacacattttaccactttggaagtgtctctcgcgcaaactattcagtttagaaaaaaatgatattagaaacctcaatatcattgaGCAGAGGCATTTGGCAGAGGCCACAGAGGGGCATGCATTGTATGTGAAATTAGAGCTCCAGGGGGCCTCCTGCCTATACCTGCCTACGCCCATGGACATCAGCGCTAGGCCACAAACATTTCTTCATATAAAAATGTAGTACCACtggtaccacgatcccgactatcgggtcgtccggcctgggaacgaaaccataaaatacccgatagtcgggttttcggcactgaatgtgttatttaataacattgACAAGCAACAacttaacaataaatactagCACAGTCTGAtttctttatttaaactttatttcgcATAATAAACGAATAGTGGacttagagcggtttcgcactacgtccgatccgaatccgtgaaaatatggtccgaagagaactatttctatggtaatttacgcactccgtcatccgatttcggaaagaaatcagacggatctagtgcgtaaattaccatagaaatagttctacggctacttcggaccatattttcacggatttggatcggattcggatcggacgtagtgagAAACCgctcttagggtcggttgcaccaatcatcgttaaagagttcgctaaattgtattgttattgtatggaaagtttcatagtaaaccgccgcgggtgacgttgatcagtctgtcaagtacatacggatggtgcaactggcacttaatgCCTCAATAATTGTTTACCATTCAATCAATGGACTAAAAATGTTCATTGAGATTGTATTAAATTAcgaaaattttatgtttttgtcTTTTATTGTAGTTCTTTattgaataggttttttgggtagtcaaaatattataatgtaggtatatgttatATATTGTTACATTCAAAAGTGTTCATTTTACTTAAACAATATTCAATACCTATAATTAGTATGCCCTCTCCATTGTCTTAtcagattatttatttaatctttattgcacataagaaaacacactgtacaaaaggcgaacttaatgccataaggcattctctaccagtcaacctttaggcaaaACAGATAAGTCACAGCATTTAATGGAGAAACAAATAACACTATGACCCGAATTGACGTTATTGTTATCTGTATATAACATACAGTTATTTACCATACACATGATGTAATCAAAGAGCATTGTTTCTTAATTatcattgttattatttattcgaATTGAGCCTGAATAATGAGCTTTTTGTTTGGTTTATCTCGTTCTAGCAACACAGAataaaatcatcatcttcctcgcgttatcccagcattttgccatctgaccttccaacacaGAGgataaactagaccttattgggattagtccggtttcctcacgatgtttccttcaccaaaaagcaactggtaaatatcaaatatcaacacagaataaaatataactgtggaatgaagtcaagttcattacaaaacaaagACAGCTTTATCTACCTCCACTGATAAAGGAGCTAGTTTCTATAAATATGTCTGAAGTAACATTGATGagttatttaacttatttactgATTGAAAAATGTATTGTAACACTTAAAAGACCTCAAACTGTGCCTACACATATGTTAAACTTACAAATTCAGTACTGGGAGCAGACCTTACCTTGTCTTGTGCTTACACCgatttaagaaataaaatattcttaATTAAGATGGTGCAGGTTTCACATGAggaaagcatttgttttgtttgagtTGATAGCTTTCAATGTCTTCAAGCAACAGACCCACCATCCTACAGTACCTCAAAGGCACCATGGAGATGCGGGATCCCGTAATTAATGTAATGATAGCCATGATGGTCTTGGGAGACTGCTCAGTGACTACTTAGACCAGATCGcgtacaataggctacatgactaatttttttttatggtatcaatcgatcgggtttgtttttaggatcaaatctctatatgggacccattgcattaaagtaacacaaaagtcagaaattgtagtcagaggccgacagtcgcacttcactcgcgaaacgccctatacaaaacggacaagggccgtgacgtcatcgcccatcttgtagtatggacaaaacaagaaaattgcgtttttgtcggtgaaatattgcgtttatgtatatagttgctatacaatattttattgcatgaaatgtaaggaatcgaatggtacccttacttttatcgtttttggaagttaaaaaaaaacttaaattttgaaactttcaggtcctgtatttttgtaatttttcaatattttattttaatatccacattattgtgataaattgctcgtttgctatctattttactagattttgttataaaattcaacatgtgtcatcatccctattatagcattttatatctattcttcttcttcagtcggtccctggatcgtgacatcatgtccttctgttgaagaccaggttcctccatagggttctgttccccgccaagcgcatggcctcgtgcagttttaattgcataggtgCCGTAATTTGAGAACACCATCTAGTAGAGGGAGGGGCCTGAGGTCTCGAGCCTTCAACTTTGCCCTCATTATTACTCTTTCCAGGCTATCAGGAGACGTGAGAGGGGCTTAACAAACAACAAACTCACCTTCTTCAGTACTTCGGAGGCAATAGGCACCATGGAGTTGACGGGGTTGGTGATGATGGCCATGATGGCCTTGGGGGACTGTTCAGCCACCACCTGCGCCAGGTCGCGCACGATGGAGGCGTTGGTGTTGAAGAGGTCATCACGGGTCATGCCCGGCTTGCGGGGCACACCGGCGGGGATCACGACCAGGTCGGCACCTGGAAAGAGTATTGAGTTTAGGTTTTTGTTAATTGATCATAAGATTCAGTGTGTTGAGTGTCAGTGTCACGTCAACGTCAATTTATTTTCTCccgatatattttatttatttctaccaTTTATTCTTAATTTTACGTCTCCAAACACAAATAACATGGTGCCCTTATGTGGTAAATGTGGCGGGAAAACAGCGTCTCGTAAGTTCTTAGAGTGCTCAAACTGTAATCTCCGATTCTGCCTGGAGTGTTTAGATGTAATTGGTGTGGGTTATAAGCGCTTCTCGCTAATGACTATAGAAAACCGAAGTAGCTGGAAGTGCCGTTATTGCCACGAAAAATCTGGCAAGCCATCACCTACTATGAACAAACAAAAGAAACCGATGAGCCCGGCGAATAATTCTTCCTCATCCAACACTCCATCCGTCAGTTCCACCCGATCTTGCACTGCCG from Cydia amplana chromosome 19, ilCydAmpl1.1, whole genome shotgun sequence harbors:
- the LOC134656831 gene encoding malate dehydrogenase, mitochondrial, whose protein sequence is MFSRALKPVGTLAVQNGAKSFSTSPQRNFKVVVAGAAGGIGQPLALLIKQNPLVTQLALYDLAPVTPGVAVDLSHMNTVAKVTGHKGAEELPAAIKGADLVVIPAGVPRKPGMTRDDLFNTNASIVRDLAQVVAEQSPKAIMAIITNPVNSMVPIASEVLKKAGCYDPNRVLGVTTLDVVRAAAFIGEINGVDPQSVQIPVIGGHSGVTIIPVLSQSKPAVKLTDQGKIEALTKRIQEAGTEVVKAKAGGGSATLSMAYAGARLANAVLRGLNGESNVVECAYIKSELTEAAYFANPVVFGKGGVAKNLGYGTLNQYEQQLLKEAIPELKKNIATGEKFVNK